In Hyalangium gracile, the genomic window CGCCTCCACCGCGGCAATGAAGCTGTTGGCACCCGGGCCAGGGAAGTCGGACTCCGCCTCGGGCCAGCTCCTGCTGTCAGGGCTCCGGGCTGCATCGGCCACAGACTCGATGAACTCGCGGGGCCAATGCACATCGGGCTGATGGCGCTCGAAGGTGGTCAACCGACGCGAGACGAACTCTTGCGCGAGTCGAAGTCCCTGGCTCGAGGGCAGTCGGCGCAGCAGCTGCTGAGTGGCATCCCAGCACCCGTTCACATCGCCACGCCCGGCCGCCAGCCTCAAGGCTCCGAGCTCCTTCTCGATCGATATGGGCCCGTTCATGAGTGACCTGCGGACCTACCAGACGATGCGGCACCTGACCCACATGAGAGGTCCAGGCTCGGTGTCCACACAACACGGGCAGCAGGTGATGGAGCCGACCCGCTCGCCATTCTTGCGCACGTTGTAGTGATCTCCAATGCCCGGGCAAGGGCCCGACCGCGAAGTGTCCGGGCTGTGGAGGGTGAGATTCTTCGCCCCTAACTTCTCCTTCATCGCGTTCAGTGCCTGCTGGACGCCATGGTAGGTGTACTCCTCGGGCAGCTCATGGCACGTGGGATGGGAGGGGAAGGCGGTGGCGCACGTACGGCGCTCGCCTGGAGGCTCCTCGGGCGTCACCCATGGAGTGACGGGGAGGTCATCTGAGCCATGCTGCGGACGTTGCCGGCGCTGGCGAATGGCCTCGCGTAGTCGTGAGGCAGCCTCCCAGGAAACCAACCCCGTGGCGATGGCCTCCACCAGCAATGCCTCTGCCTCGGCGAGCTGGCCTTTGGCAATGAGCGCGCGGATATGCAACGTCGCGCTGTCCCCTCCCTTGACGCGCTCGGTGGGCTCGCCGCGCACAGTGCTGGGAGCACGGCTACACCCTCCGAGCAACAGCACAAGCCCGTAACAGAGCACCTCTCTCCAACCGGGCATGACCGTCTCCTCCAAGAGCGAAGGCTATCGGACAGACGGTAAAGCGCTTCTCACGTCCCTGGAAATGGCTCCCTGGAAATGCCCATTCTGGCGCTGACGATCGACGCGTCATGTAATGTGCCGCGCCATGGCATACGAGCACCGCGTCATCGAACCGAAGTGGCAGAAGCGCTGGCAGGAGGCGCGTCTCCATAAGACGACCTTCGATCCCAAGAAGCCCAAGTTCTACGCGCTCGACATGTTCCCCTACCCCTCGGGCGCGGGGCTCCACGTGGGACACTGCGAGGGCTACACCGCGACGGACATCCTCACGCGGTGGAAGCGGATGCAGGGCTGGAACGTGCTCCACCCGATGGGCTGGGATGCCTTCGGACTGCCGGCGGAGAACTACGCCCTCAAGACGGGCATCCACCCGCGCGTGACGACCGAGAAGGCTGTCGCGAACTTCCGGCGCCAGATCGACTCGGTGGGGTTCGCCTACGACTGGGACCGTGAGGTCAACACCACGGACCCTCGGTACTTCAAGTGGACGCAGTGGATCTTCCTGCAGCTCTTCAAGAAGGGCCTCGCCTACGAGGCCGTGATGCCCATCAACTGGTGCCCCTCGTGCAAGACGGGCCTGGCCAACGAGGAGGTCGTCAGCGGCAAGTGCGACCGCTGCGGCACCCAGGTGGAGCGCAAGGATCTGCGCCAGTGGGTGCTGCGCATCACCGCCTACGCTGACCGGCTGCTGGAGGACCTCGCGGAGGTGGACTGGCCCGAGTCGACCCTCACGATGCAGCGCAAGTGGATCGGCCGCTCCGAGGGCGCGGAGGTGGTGTTCCGCGTCGCCGAGGGCCCCGCCGCCAACGCCGAGATTCGGGTCTTCACCACGCGGCCCGACACGCTCCACGGAGCGACGTACATGGTGCTGGCACCCGAGCACGCGCTCGTGGAGAAGCTCACCACGCCCGAGCAGCAGCAGACGGTGGCGGACTACCAGGCGGCGGCCCGGCGCAAGAGCGACCTGGAGCGCACCGAGCTCTCCAAGGAGAAGACCGGCGCCTTCACGGGCGGCTACGCCATCAACCCCGTGAATGGCCAGAAGGTACCGGTCTGGATCGCCGACTACGTCCTCGCCACCTACGGCACGGGCGCCATCATGGCGGTCCCCGCCCACGACGAGCGCGACTACGCCTTCGCGGTGAAGTTCGGCATCCCCATGAAGCAGGTCGTCCGCCCGGTGACGGGCGAGGCCGAGCAGGGCCAGGCGTTCACCGAGGAGGGCGTGGCGGTGAACTCCGGCGACCTCGACGGGCTGCCGACCGCCGAGGCGAAGCGGAAGATCACCGCGCAGCTCGAGGCGAAGGGGCTCGGGAAGGCCACGGTCAGCTACCGCCTGCGTGACTGGGTCTTCTCGCGCCAGCGCTACTGGGGCGAGCCCATCCCCATCGTCCACTGCGCGAAGTGCGGCCCCGTGGCCGTGCCGGAGAGCGAGCTGCCGGTGCTGCTGCCCGAGGTGGAGCGCTACGAGCCGTCCGGCACGGGAGAGTCTCCGCTCGCGAACATCCCGTCCTGGCTGGAGACGCGCTGCCCCACCTGCGGCGGCCCGGGCCGGCGAGAGACGAACACGATGCCGCAGTGGGCGGGCTCGTGCTGGTACTACCTGCGCTACATCGATCCGACGAACGCGCAGGAGCCCTGGTCCCGCGACGCCGAGAAACAGTGGATGAACGTGGACCTCTACGTGGGAGGCGCGGAGCACGCGGTGCTGCACCTGCTCTACTCGCGCTTCTGGCACAAGGTGCTGTACGACCTGGGCTGGGTCTCCACGAAGGAGCCGTTCAA contains:
- the leuS gene encoding leucine--tRNA ligase, whose product is MAYEHRVIEPKWQKRWQEARLHKTTFDPKKPKFYALDMFPYPSGAGLHVGHCEGYTATDILTRWKRMQGWNVLHPMGWDAFGLPAENYALKTGIHPRVTTEKAVANFRRQIDSVGFAYDWDREVNTTDPRYFKWTQWIFLQLFKKGLAYEAVMPINWCPSCKTGLANEEVVSGKCDRCGTQVERKDLRQWVLRITAYADRLLEDLAEVDWPESTLTMQRKWIGRSEGAEVVFRVAEGPAANAEIRVFTTRPDTLHGATYMVLAPEHALVEKLTTPEQQQTVADYQAAARRKSDLERTELSKEKTGAFTGGYAINPVNGQKVPVWIADYVLATYGTGAIMAVPAHDERDYAFAVKFGIPMKQVVRPVTGEAEQGQAFTEEGVAVNSGDLDGLPTAEAKRKITAQLEAKGLGKATVSYRLRDWVFSRQRYWGEPIPIVHCAKCGPVAVPESELPVLLPEVERYEPSGTGESPLANIPSWLETRCPTCGGPGRRETNTMPQWAGSCWYYLRYIDPTNAQEPWSRDAEKQWMNVDLYVGGAEHAVLHLLYSRFWHKVLYDLGWVSTKEPFKKLRHQGTVLAYTYQDAQERYHELSEVELRGDEAYLKKTGEKLKVQVEKMAKSKHNGVNPDDVVAEYGADVLRLYEMFMGEFEMSKPWDPRAIEGCGRFLRRLWRLVEEHDPAKAPAGDPHQRLRHKTTKRVTNDLERMQFNTALAAMMEYVNELTGQGATREDLVTLVKLVGPFAPHLGDEAWEKLGGSGFLVQQAWPAYDEALTIDAVITYAVQVNGKLRGSLEIDRQAPEATVREQALALSNVARHIDGKAVKKVIVVPGKIVNIVVA